The following coding sequences lie in one Saccopteryx bilineata isolate mSacBil1 chromosome 5, mSacBil1_pri_phased_curated, whole genome shotgun sequence genomic window:
- the LOC136306633 gene encoding mucin-22-like: protein MSEHATTLEPSNKPQTHTFVSAEPNAPSVTSITMQSRPENTDEMKIIEGITFTTRASKTNTLPPEPIQTITTQPEPPLNITARHSGIPVATTEPETAQENTAELKTTLESNAEKTSEHNLPSEGMIEHEPAQKTAAPPSTNAENTAEQNTLSVTTTNLNTTTEATLQHKHRITNTTEPDIIPETTQVSETVPQSVSELATIPENIDLNKLPTDRMGERATTQEPSKIPQTNTLVTAEPNAPSVTTITIQSRPNNTDEMEILEGITFTTRASTTYTLPPEPIQTIATQPEPSLNITGRHSGTLITTAEHETARVNTDELKANNSEPNVENTSGYNLPSEGTIVYEPTQETATPPSTNAENTAKHNTMSVTNTKLKTITEATLEHKHRITNIAEPEIIPETTQASETVPESGTEMASIPEITDLNKTPTDRMGERATTQEPSNIPQTNTLVTAEPSAPSVTTITMQFSPENTDEMEILKGITFTTRASTTYTLPPEPFQIIATQPEPPLNITARHSGSPVATNEPETTQENTEELKTTQESKVENTSGYNLPSEGTIVYEPTQETATPPSTDAENTAKHNTLSVTTTNLNTTAEATLQHKHRITNTTEPEIIPENTQASETVQESVSELATIPGITDLNKTPSDRMGERATTQEPSNIPQTNTLGTAEPNAPSVTTIAFQSSPENTDDMEILAGITFTTRASTTYTLPPEPIQTIASQSEPPLNITARHSGTPVTTAEPETARENTAELKILTESKVENTSEYNLPSEGTIVYEPTQETAAQPSTNAENTAKHNTLSVTTTKLKTTTEATLQHKHRITNTAEPEIIPENTQASETVPESVTEREMIPEITDQNKLPTDRMSERATTLEPSNKPQTHTFVSAEPNAPSVTSITMQSRPENTDEMEILAGITFTTRASKTNTLPPEPIQTITTQPEPPLNITARHSGIPVATTEPETAQENTAELKTTLESNAEKTSEHNLPSEGTIEHEPAQKTAAPPSTNAENTAEQNTLSVTTTNLKTTTEATLQHKHRITNTAEPDIIPKTTQVSETVPQSVSELATIPENIDLNKLPTDRMGERATTQEPSKIPQTNTLVTAEPNAPSVTTITIRSRPNNTDEMEILEGITFTTRASTTYTLPPEPIQTIATQPEPSLNITARHSGTLITTAEHETARVNTDELKANSEPNVENTSGYNLPSEGTIVYEPTQETATPPSTDAENTAKHNTLSVTNTKLKTITEATLEHKHRITNIAEPEIIPETTQASETVPESGREMASIPEITDLNKTPTDRMGERATTQEPSNIPQTNTLVTAEPSAPSVTTITMQSSPENTDEMEILAGITFTTRASTTYTLPPEPFQIIATQPEPPLNITARHSGSPVATNEPETTQENTEELKTTQESKVENTSGYNLPSEGTIVYEPTQETATPPSTDAENTAKHNTLSVTTTNLNTTAEATVQHKHRITNTTEPEIIPENTQASETVQESVSELATIPGITDLNKTLSDRMGERATTQEPSNIPQTNTLVTAEPNAPSVTTITIRSRPNNTDEMEILEGITFTTRASTTYTLPPESIQTIASQTEPPLNITARHSGTPVTTAEPETARENTAELKTMSQFNVENTSEYNLPSEGTIEHEPTQETAALSDINAENTAKQNIVSGTTTKLRTTTEATLQHKHMITNTAEPEIIPETTKVSDTIPEYITQQNTTSEIFAHYKTSSGTTSEHTSTQELANEPTTSMNFTAQSNGTSVTIMKLDTSPELSADHETNRSITTKPKITAHKTLHPITIQTAITNHKPPSNITAMPKNASETTTEIETSRENTAEPKTIPASTAEITAEYKTASGIAITEETAGVLNTNTESNAEHKTKTLTITKLKTTAETILESKHTVSIHAEPETNPEAHQVSEASSESTTQLKITPVMTHHHETPSEIAGELETTEEPATKPRPTVVSKATSVTTTTLKTIPQSTLEIRPTMESTAKPETTQETPVKSETAPEMTTEHTANKESPIKPKTSTENNLKHKTNYIGFITFNTTAIDFC from the coding sequence ATGAGTGAACATGCAACCACACTGGAACCGTCCAACAAACCCCAAACCCATACATTCGTCAGTGCTGAACCCAATGCACCTTCAGTGACCAGCATCACAATGCAATCCAGGCCAGAAAACACTGATGAAATGAAAATCATCGAAGGCATCACCTTTACAACCAGAGCCTCCAaaaccaacactctaccacctgAGCCCATTCAAACAATCACTACTCAACCTGAACCTCCTCTAAATATCACTGCTAGACACAGTGGCATCCCTGTGGCCACAACAGAACCTGAAACAGCACAAGAAAACACTGCTGAACTCAAAACCACCTTAGAGTCCAATGCGGAAAAGACTTCTGAACACAACTTACCCTCTGAGGGCATGATTGAACATGAACCCGCACAGAAGACTGCCGCTCCACCCAGTACCAATGCCGAGAACACTGCTGAGCAGAACACTCTGTCAGTGACCACCACCAATCTCAACACCACCACAGAAGCCACACTTCAACACAAACACAGAATAACAAACACTACTGAACCAGACATCATCCCAGAGACAACACAAGTATCTGAAACAGTCCCACAATCTGTTTCAGAACTGGCAACGATTCCAGAAAACATTGATCTGAACAAACTCCCCACTGACAGGATGGGTGAACGTGCAACCACACAGGAGCCTTCCAAAATACCCCAAACCAACACCCTGGTCACTGCTGAACCCAATGCACCTTCAGTAACCACCATCACAATTCAATCCAGGCCAAACAATACTGATGAAATGGAAATCCTCGAAGGCATCACATTTACAACCAGAGCCTCCACAACCTACACTCTACCACCTGAGCCCATTCAAACAATCGCTACTCAACCTGAACCTTCATTGAATATCACTGGTAGACACAGTGGCACCCTTATAACCACAGCTGAACATGAAACAGCACGAGTAAACACAGATGAACTGAAAGCCAACAACTCAGAGCCCAATGTAGAAAACACTTCTGGATACAACTTACCCTCTGAGGGCACGATTGTATATGAACCCACACAGGAGACTGCCACTCCACCCAGTACCAATGCCGAGAACACTGCTAAGCATAACACTATGTCAGTGACCAACACCAAACTCAAAACCATCACAGAAGCCACACTTGAACACAAACACAGAATAACAAACATTGCTGAACCAGAAATCATCCCAGAGACAACACAAGCTTCTGAAACAGTCCCTGAGTCTGGTACAGAAATGGCATCGATCCCAGAAATCACTGATCTGAACAAAACCCCCACTGACAGGATGGGTGAACGTGCAACCACACAGGAGCCTTCCAACATACCCCAAACCAACACCCTGGTCACTGCTGAACCCAGTGCCCCTTCAGTGACCACCATCACAATGCAATTCAGCCCAGAAAATACTGATGAAATGGAAATCCTCAAAGGCATCACCTTTACAACCAGAGCCTCCACAACCTACACTCTACCACCTGAGCCCTTCCAAATAATCGCTACTCAACCTGAACCTCCTTTAAATATCACTGCTAGACACAGTGGTTCCCCTGTGGCCACAAATGAACCTGAAACaacacaagaaaacactgaagaaCTCAAAACCACCCAAGAGTCAAAAGTGGAGAACACTTCAGGATACAACTTACCCTCTGAGGGCACGATTGTATATGAACCCACACAGGAGACTGCCACTCCACCCAGTACCGATGCCGAGAACACTGCCAAGCATAACACTCTGTCAGTGACAACCACCAATCTCAACACCACCGCAGAAGCCACACTTCAACACAAACACAGAATAACAAACACTACTGAACCTGAAATCATCCCAGAGAACACACAAGCGTCAGAAACCGTCCAAGAGTCTGTTTCAGAACTGGCAACTATCCCAGGAATCACGGATCTGAACAAAACCCCCTCTGACAGGATGGGTGAACGTGCAACCACACAGGAGCCTTCCAACATACCCCAAACCAACACACTGGGCACTGCTGAACCCAATGCCCCTTCAGTGACCACCATCGCATTTCAATCCAGCCCAGAAAATACTGATGATATGGAAATCCTTGCAGGCATCACCTTTACAACCAGAGCCTCCACAACCTACACTCTACCACCTGAGCCCATCCAAACAATCGCTTCTCAATCAGAACCTCCTTTAAATATCACTGCTAGACACAGTGGCACCCCTGTGACCACAGCTGAACCTGAAACAGCACGAGAAAACACTGCTGAACTAAAAATCCTCACAGAGTCCAAGGTAGAGAACACTTCTGAATACAACTTACCCTCTGAGGGCACGATTGTATATGAACCCACACAGGAGACTGCCGCTCAACCCAGTACCAATGCGGAGAACACTGCTAAGCATAACACTCTGTCAGTGACCACCACCAAACTcaaaactaccacagaagcaaCACTTCAACACAAACACAGAATAACAAACACTGCTGAACCTGAAATCATCCCAGAGAACACACAAGCTTCTGAAACAGTTCCAGAGTCTGTTACAGAAAGGGAAATGATCCCAGAAATCACTGATCAGAACAAACTCCCCACTGACAGGATGAGTGAACGTGCAACCACACTGGAACCGTCCAACAAACCCCAAACCCATACATTCGTCAGTGCTGAACCCAATGCACCTTCAGTGACCAGCATCACAATGCAATCCAGGCCAGAAAACACTGATGAGATGGAAATCCTTGCAGGCATCACCTTTACAACCAGAGCCTCCAaaaccaacactctaccacctgAGCCCATTCAAACAATCACTACTCAACCTGAACCTCCTCTAAATATCACTGCTAGACACAGTGGCATCCCTGTGGCCACAACAGAACCTGAAACAGCACAAGAAAACACTGCTGAACTCAAAACCACCTTAGAGTCCAATGCGGAAAAGACTTCTGAACACAACTTACCCTCTGAGGGCACGATTGAACATGAACCCGCACAGAAGACTGCCGCTCCACCCAGTACCAATGCCGAGAACACTGCTGAGCAGAACACTCTGTCAGTGACCACCACCAATCtcaaaaccaccacagaagccaCACTTCAACACAAACACAGAATAACAAACACTGCTGAACCAGACATCATCCCAAAGACAACACAAGTATCTGAAACAGTCCCACAATCTGTTTCAGAACTGGCAACGATTCCAGAAAACATTGATCTGAACAAACTCCCCACTGACAGGATGGGTGAACGTGCAACCACACAGGAGCCTTCCAAAATACCCCAAACCAACACCCTGGTCACTGCTGAACCCAATGCACCTTCAGTAACCACCATCACAATTCGATCCAGGCCAAACAATACTGATGAAATGGAAATCCTCGAAGGCATCACATTTACAACCAGAGCCTCCACAACCTACACTCTACCACCTGAGCCCATTCAAACAATCGCTACTCAACCTGAACCTTCATTGAATATCACTGCTAGACACAGTGGCACCCTTATAACCACAGCTGAACATGAAACAGCACGAGTAAACACAGATGAACTGAAAGCCAACTCAGAGCCCAATGTAGAAAACACTTCTGGATACAACTTACCCTCTGAGGGCACGATTGTATATGAACCCACACAGGAGACTGCCACTCCACCCAGTACCGATGCCGAGAACACTGCTAAGCATAACACTCTGTCAGTGACCAACACCAAACTCAAAACCATCACAGAAGCCACACTTGAACACAAACACAGAATAACAAACATTGCTGAACCAGAAATCATCCCAGAGACAACACAAGCTTCTGAAACAGTCCCTGAGTCTGGTAGAGAAATGGCATCGATCCCAGAAATCACTGATCTGAACAAAACCCCCACTGACAGGATGGGTGAACGTGCAACCACACAGGAGCCTTCCAACATACCCCAAACCAACACCCTGGTCACTGCTGAACCCAGTGCCCCTTCAGTGACCACCATCACAATGCAATCCAGCCCAGAAAATACTGATGAGATGGAAATCCTTGCAGGCATCACCTTTACAACCAGAGCCTCCACAACCTACACTCTACCACCTGAGCCCTTCCAAATAATCGCTACTCAACCTGAACCTCCTTTAAATATCACTGCTAGACACAGTGGTTCCCCTGTGGCCACAAATGAACCTGAAACaacacaagaaaacactgaagaaCTCAAAACCACCCAAGAGTCAAAAGTGGAGAACACTTCAGGATACAACTTACCCTCTGAGGGCACGATTGTATATGAACCCACACAGGAGACTGCCACTCCACCCAGTACCGATGCCGAGAACACTGCTAAGCATAACACTCTGTCAGTGACCACCACCAATCTCAACACCACCGCAGAAGCCACAGTTCAACACAAACACAGAATAACAAACACTACTGAACCTGAAATCATCCCAGAGAACACACAAGCGTCAGAAACCGTCCAAGAGTCTGTTTCAGAACTGGCAACTATCCCAGGAATCACGGATCTGAACAAAACCCTCTCTGACAGGATGGGTGAACGTGCAACCACACAGGAGCCTTCCAACATACCCCAAACCAACACCCTGGTCACTGCTGAACCCAATGCACCTTCAGTAACCACCATCACAATTCGATCCAGGCCAAACAATACTGATGAAATGGAAATCCTCGAAGGCATCACATTTACAACCAGAGCCTCCACAACCTACACTCTACCACCTGAGTCCATCCAAACAATCGCTTCTCAAACAGAACCTCCTTTAAATATCACTGCTAGACACAGTGGTACACCTGTGACCACAGCTGAACCTGAAACAGCACGAGAAAACACTGCTGAACTCAAAACCATGTCACAGTTTAATGTGGAGAACACTTCTGAATACAACTTACCCTCTGAGGGCACGATTGAACATGAACCCACACAGGAGACTGCCGCTCTATCTGATATCAATGCAGAGAACACTGCTAAGCAAAACATTGTGTCAGGGACCACCACTAAACTCAGAACCACCACAGAAGCCACACTTCAACACAAACACATGATCACAAACACCGCTGAACCTGAAATCATCCCAGAGACCACTAAAGTTTCTGACACAATCCCAGAATATATTACTCAACAGAATACTACCTCAGAAATCTTTGCACACTACAAAACCTCCTCTGGTACCACAAGTGAGCACACAAGCACACAAGAGCTTGCCAATGAGCCTACAACCAGCATGAATTTCACTGCTCAATCCAATGGAACTTCAGTGACCATCATGAAACTTGACACCAGCCCTGAACTCAGTGCTGATCATGAAACAAACCGAAGTATCACCACTAAACCCAAAATCACCGCACACAAGACTCTTCATCCTATAACCATCCAGACAGCCATCACTAATCATAAACCTCCATCAAATATCACTGCTATGCCCAAAAATGCCTCTGAGACCACAACTGAAATTGAAACATCACGAGAAAACACTGCTGAACCCAAAACCATTCCAGCGTCCACTGCAGAGATCACTGCTGAATACAAAACAGCCTCAGGTATCGCTATCACAGAAGAGACTGCCGGTGTACTCAATA